A window of Fusarium musae strain F31 chromosome 1, whole genome shotgun sequence genomic DNA:
GCAGCTATGATTTCACTTGCGTGCACACTTACTTTTCTCGTCATGATCGTTTATGGGAAGCGAATTCGACGATGGTCCATACCATCCTACCGGAAATACATGGCTAGCATGGCCGTTTCGCACGAATGAGGGACGGAACGAGAGTCGGGACAGGCCGACCTAGCAGATCACTTGCCCAAGatcagaggagaaggagatagCCCGTAAGGACGGTTCATTTGCATTTACTCATTCTATGTAATACATTTTGCCAGCTTTCGCAATTGTTCTCTTGCCTCGGTCGCCGTGGGAATATCCTGTTCCAAGTTCTTGACAATGTCCTCCAGATACGTAACGAGCCGCCCTACAGCAAATTGAGACTGGTTCTCATCATACAGAAACGCATTATACACCATATGACCAACGCCAAGAAGTTGGTGAACGATCTGACTACTTGCAACTTTGAACATGATGAGAGAAGCCTCAGTGATCTCATTAAGGAACTCTTCTGCCACTTTGATGACCTCATCAACTGGGGCCTGACAATGAAGCAGACCCATGATATTCACCAGTGCCTCAGTGCAAGTTATTTGAACCTTCATGAACTTGCATCGGTTGCTCTGGAGATCATCGTGTGACTGCGAAAGGATGCGGAGTATAAAAGGTTTGCTCGCTTTCAGTTGATCCAGACTCTCGAGCAATGCCTTTGGGGACGGCCGGTCGCAGTAAACGGCAATGACATGTTTGACAGGGTTTCGCTGTCGAAGACTAAGTATTGCATACTCCATCAATCTGAACAGATCGGTGATGTAATCCCATCCAGCTGTCCAGACCTGCGTATCGCGACTCATAGCAGGTGTGATACGAGGGTAGAGCACGGAGACCTGAGCTTCAGGGAGACGGATAATGTGTCCAAGTACGCAGGCTGAATGAATCTCAAGCCGATAGACGCACCAAAAGAGACGTCTTCTGTCATCTACTTCTAGTAGAGAGATAGAGCTGTCCCAGTTATTCTCCATGTTGAACCCATGTTGAGCGATCCATGCATGGCATAATCCGAGGTATCTGTGAAGGTCACTCTTGTTACCACTTCGAAGTGAATACACAGCCAAAAGGCCGAATGACCTTAGGTAGTCAAGATCGGGTGTATCCGGAATTCGCGCTGGAATATGGGAGACAGCCTCGTCGAAATAGATACCGCTGTCATGCGAGTCGACGTCGCCCAGTAATTCATTATCGAATACCGCTTTGAGGGTGAGACTCTGGGCGCTCAGTGCACATAATGCCATGAGAAGCATGTACGCTGTCTCATTTGTACTGGGTATGTTGTCTGCCCACCGTCTTTCCAGGTCATTCTCGGAAAGGAATGGAAAACTTCAGTAGTTTAGCAGCAGCTTGCGCAAATTAGGTGGGGAGATGGCATACTAGCACTGGTACATTGTATCTCGGTAGATGTCTATCAAGCGACGGATGCAATGCGGAGACCTGAAGTCAGAGCTCTCATTCTCGGTCTGCTTCCGGTCGTTGTTCTTCCCAGTTGGCACCGTTGGCTTCCGACCTCGTTTCCGGACAGGTCGAGTCATGGTGCATTCGGCCCCATAGTCGATGCATGTGAGGCAAGCTCGACGACCGTCCAGGGATATCGTCTCGGCTACAAATGATCGGCGACACTTGAGGCCTCTGGAGTGACAGAAGTCACAGGCCTGTAAGGCCCGCTGTCTTTGAGTATCTAGAGATCTGCGCTGCATGCCTTTCAATTGCGTTGACTATGGTCATACAATTAGAAGTGATAAAATGGCCGTGTCTTACGAAAGGGCAGCGCTTGATAAATAGAGTGTTTATCAGTTGTTAAAGCTTATCAATTTAGCAGCTGATAAATAACCGCTGATAAGATCCTGAGTGGAGTACATAATAGCCAACCACACCCTGGCGATTACCCGGTTATCTACAGAGTAGAGCCCTCCCAAGTTTCATCTACTTGGCCGAGCAAAGCGCAAATACAGCATTAATACAGCAAAAGCTTAAGAATCTACTGTCGCTTTTTCCGATCACACTAGAAGGAGAGGCGCATAGCTAACTTTGTTGTAATCCCGGGGGATCCCAAATTTCAGCTTATATTCTATACCAGTCGGTTCCTTCGTCATCCGCACCCATGTTGAGATGCCTGATGGTACAAAGGTCGAAGTCGGACGCGAAGCCGTACTTAGCCGATGGAATGTCGCAGGATGCCGCAATTGTCAGGATCATTTAGACGAGAACTCTTTCATCGCTATTGACGACAAGACATTTGAAAGGCAACGctgatgacaagaagaagatcaagttcCACGTTCAGATCCAGTCGCGTGAGTTTGGCAGGGATAAATTACAGGAGCCTGTGAATGAGCCAGTGGTGGAGTTTTTGTAAAGATCTGAAAAGAGGCCAGAAACAACAATATTAGCTCCTATATTAAAGGGATATCTTGTGTTGAAGACCATTTTTCCAAACAGCGGCACTACTATTCAGATTGCTCATAGGGTCAAAGAAATTAATGTATGCTGttttcccttaatattatacagAACTATCTACATTGCCAGCTCGATGTCTTTTTGGGATTACCGCCAACATATGTCTGTGTCTTGGGGTACAGACAATGCTTGCGCTGAAAGTCGATTCCGTTAGCGACAGTGTcgttgatgaacttggtaCCCGTCAAACTCGCAGGCGCTTGATCCTTCTCAACCCAAGCCACCATGGCCGCCAATACATTATGCTGAGGATCAAATGGAATTCCCGCAGCAGGGGCACCGCCACCTTGGCCAACAGCCCAGGCGCCAGGACCCGAGTTGCAGTGAAACATGCCTGACATGCGGAAATAGCGATAGTAGTCCTGAAGGTCGTTATCGGCAGAGTACATGCGGTTCCAGAAACGCTGAGTGTTGAACTGAGTGATTTGGTTATCCTGGCCACCGTGATAGCTCAGCAACTTTCCACCGCGCTTCTTGAACTTGGGGAGCTCCTGAGGGTAGGTGCGGATGTCGAATGGGTTCAGCTCATCGGCCTTTCGGACATCATTCGTGTTGTAGGTGCTGGCGTCCCAGTTGGGGTCGTTATATACGACGTATCGGAACCAATCTTCAGAATAGCTGAAGGGAGTGCCTGCGATGAGCTTCGATACGGCCTGTAGTTCATTGCCGGGGTTCATGCGAGGAAAAATGAGCTTGCCGTTGGGATAAGTATATGGAGCATAGATCTTTTGCAGCTGAGCAACTTGAGCCGAGTTCAAGCAATTCTTGGGACGTCTAGGGCTACATTGAAGAGACTTTGGGTTGAAAAAGCACTTGTCTGGGACCTCGATAATTCCATCCTCAACGCCGTCAATCTTGTCGCACTGTCTGAGAACTTCGTCATGAATCAGGCCTTTCCAGGTGTCAATGGGGATGTAGTTGGGTGAGTCTGCGGAGCCTGTGATCGGGTAGAACATAGCCCTTTGGCCTTGAAGATTATTGAAGTCAACAGCTGGGCACCCAGCTACAATTCCGTCATAGTCTTTTGGATACTTTTCGGCAGCCTTGATGCCCATGCGACCGCCTAGCGAGCAGCCGATATAGTAATTGTGAGCTGGCTTTTTGCCGTAGAATGCCTTtatgagcttcttggccgaACGAGTGCCCGTATGTAGACTTCGATGGTCAATAATGGTTCACGGCTGAGAAATGGAGGAAGGCTGTGATACTTACGCTCTGTAAGAAAAATCCTTGATGACTTCAGGGTTGTTCAGCATGGTGATGCCCGTGGTACCATTGTGGCCGTTGTTGGTACCCATGGTAGCGAAACCATTAGTTGTGCCATAAGCAAGATCTTCATACTTGATACCTAAACGTCTTGAGTCAACTTTGCTAGAAAATCGAGGTTGTCGAATAAGAATCCACTTACATCCATCAATTCCACCATTGCCAGTTGCCAGATATCTCGATTCCTTCCAGTTCCTGGGGAGCCATAGCTCAAAGCTGATGGAAGACC
This region includes:
- a CDS encoding hypothetical protein (EggNog:ENOG41), whose protein sequence is MTRPVRKRGRKPTVPTGKNNDRKQTENESSDFRSPHCIRRLIDIYRDTIFPFLSENDLERRWADNIPSTNETAYMLLMALCALSAQSLTLKAVFDNELLGDVDSHDSGIYFDEAVSHIPARIPDTPDLDYLRSFGLLAVYSLRSGNKSDLHRYLGLCHAWIAQHGFNMENNWDSSISLLEVDDRRRLFWCVYRLEIHSACVLGHIIRLPEAQVSVLYPRITPAMSRDTQVWTAGWDYITDLFRLMEYAILSLRQRNPVKHVIAVYCDRPSPKALLESLDQLKASKPFILRILSQSHDDLQSNRCKFMKVQITCTEALVNIMGLLHCQAPVDEVIKVAEEFLNEITEASLIMFKVASSQIVHQLLGVGHMVYNAFLYDENQSQFAVGRLVTYLEDIVKNLEQDIPTATEAREQLRKLAKCIT